ATCGTAGAGATCGATGCCCGGAGGCGGGTCGCCAAAGGGACTTGCCATGTCAACTCAATAGTAAAGTTCGAGCGCGCATAGAAATAAAGCGCCAGAAAAGCCGCATGAGAGGAACCGGTGTTTATGAGCACTCCAAGCCCCTCAGCATACTTTACCTTGCAGCCGGAAAAATCTGCCAGGGCCCAAGAGACATTCCATGCTGCAGCGCCAACTCCGAAACACCACCTGCATACGGGCGGCCCGGCTAAACTGGCTTACGTTGGGGGCCAAATAAAGGTGCATTAGTACTGGCACTTGCAGCAATTGTCATCGCACTCTGGTCCTGGAGGCTGAAGCTTGATGCGTCGGCAGAGACAGAACTCGATCCGGGCAGTAGGTACTGGGAGGTGGGAATAACAGAGCACGAATACTGGTACTCAATTGACTTCTCCGAGACTGCTATGGTTCTCGCTATGTCGCAACGACAAATGACAGCAGAAAAACATACGATTAAGCACTGACAGCGGGCGATAACCGCCGGGCCGTGTGTCATGGAGCCGAACACCCACTAGCAACGATCTAGCAAGTTAGTAACGCTCTAACGCAGCCGATTCGCGATCTGGGCGGGTGAGAGCCCCAGACTCTAGCCTGGAGCAGTTAATGACAGTGCCCGAAATCATCCCATCGTGAGGGGTTGTTTCTCGGTGGTTCTCCTGTCTCGGGAGGTGATGGGGGGTCGTGTCACTGCGACCCTCCAAGTTATATGAACCTCGTCCCCTTGAATATTGCAATTGCCTCCTTCACGCCCTCAAAATAGCAAAAGATCATGGTCTCAAGCGACAGCATGCCAGCAGCGAACGGCACCACCCACGATGATTGGGCAATCGACACGTCGGCGTTTGCCTTTACCCCCCGCAAGCTGCGCGTGGTCTGTATCGGTGCAGGCTTCTCTGGGCTGACAATGGCGTACAAGCTTAAACATGAGCGTCCGCTCGactatatagattttacCATCTACGAGAAGAATCCAGAAGTTGGCGGGACGTGGTATGAGAATGTGTACCCGGGTGTCGGATGGTGCGTCTCCCTACTGTTGAAAATAACAGCATGACCGTGCTAATAGATTCATATCATAGTGATATCCCGATTCGTTAGTCaattccttcctcttcgttATTACACCAACTCTAATTCTGGCagatagttatattttctaCTTCAATCCCAACCCCGACTGGTCGCAGTGCTACGCTAAGGGACCGGAGATCCAGCAGTATATCATTGATACAACCAAGAAGTTTGGACTGGATGAGAAAGTGCAACTTAATACAAAAATTATCAGTTCAATCTGGAATGAAGAGCAAGGCAAATGGCACTTGAAGGTTCAGCGGGGAGATGAGGTATTCGAGGATAAGGCGGACGTCCTTCTTGATGGAAGTGGTATTCTCAAGTACGCCCCTGTCCCTCCCCTCTGGCTTTACTGATATAAGATTAATGTGCGCAGTAACTGGAGCTTCCCTGATATCAAAGGCCTCAACACCTTCCAAGGAAAGGTACTGCACACAGCGAAATGGTGCATTGCTCTCTACCTCTATCAATCCCCCTATCTACCATGCTAATTGACCTAACCAGGGACCCCGACTATGACTGGACTGACAAGAGAATTGCTGTGATCGGAAACGGTTCCTCAGGTCTCCAGGTTATCCCAGCTCTGCAACCAAAAGCCAGCAAGCTTGTTAATTATGTCCGGCATCCAACATGGGTGTCCACGAACCTGGCTGGCAATATCACAAAAGACCACATGGGAACGAATTTCCAGTATAccaaagaggagaagaagctaTACCGCGAGAATCCCGCAGAATTCCTAGAGTACAGGAAATATATCGAGCGCTCGTGGGTCTACCTACACATTTAACTTGACCTCCTGCTAAGTACTCTTCATCAGTGTCAACACCGTCTACCAGCTCATGCTCTCCGGCTCCCCCGAGAATAAATTCCTGTTTGACATTGTTAACGGCGTCATGCGCACCCGCCTCGCCGCAAACCCGCATCTCATCGACAAACTCATCCCCGGCTACGAGATTGGCTGTCGCCGCCTCAGCCCTGGAGACGGATACCTGGAAGCCATGCAAGAGCCCAACGCGAGTTTCTGCTTTGATCCGATTACACGAGTTACATCGCGGGGGATTATCACCAAATCCAACTCTAAATCTGAAGCCGAACCTGGAGCAGATGcaaaagaggaggaagaggaattcGACCTGATCGTCTGCGCAACAGGATTCAACACCTCGTTCATCCCGCCCTGGGAGCTGATCGGACGGGACGGGCGAAGACTCGacgaggagtggaaggataTCCCCCAGGCTTATTTCTCG
Above is a window of Aspergillus puulaauensis MK2 DNA, chromosome 2, nearly complete sequence DNA encoding:
- a CDS encoding flavin-containing monooxygenase (COG:Q;~EggNog:ENOG410PJFA;~InterPro:IPR020946,IPR036188;~PFAM:PF07992,PF13450;~go_function: GO:0004499 - N,N-dimethylaniline monooxygenase activity [Evidence IEA];~go_function: GO:0050660 - flavin adenine dinucleotide binding [Evidence IEA];~go_function: GO:0050661 - NADP binding [Evidence IEA];~go_process: GO:0055114 - oxidation-reduction process [Evidence IEA]) → MVSSDSMPAANGTTHDDWAIDTSAFAFTPRKLRVVCIGAGFSGLTMAYKLKHERPLDYIDFTIYEKNPEVGGTWYENVYPGVGCDIPIHSYIFYFNPNPDWSQCYAKGPEIQQYIIDTTKKFGLDEKVQLNTKIISSIWNEEQGKWHLKVQRGDEVFEDKADVLLDGSGILNNWSFPDIKGLNTFQGKVLHTAKWDPDYDWTDKRIAVIGNGSSGLQVIPALQPKASKLVNYVRHPTWVSTNLAGNITKDHMGTNFQYTKEEKKLYRENPAEFLEYRKYIERSVNTVYQLMLSGSPENKFLFDIVNGVMRTRLAANPHLIDKLIPGYEIGCRRLSPGDGYLEAMQEPNASFCFDPITRVTSRGIITKSNSKSEAEPGADAKEEEEEFDLIVCATGFNTSFIPPWELIGRDGRRLDEEWKDIPQAYFSMCAAGIPNYFIFTGPNCPIGHGSVPGMIGWSGDYMLDWVEKIAVDDIKTIVVKDDIVRDFNRYAVENLKRCVWSKGCTAWYNKSNGDSKTVTAMYPGSALHYKEYIKTIRPEHFDIRYNTSNPFRYLGNGELEFERAEGGDLAYYLT